Proteins from one Amycolatopsis endophytica genomic window:
- a CDS encoding DUF58 domain-containing protein, translating to MGRSGNTGENSARPAWAPPVLRGERLDAGLRMLELEVRRRLDGLLQGNHLGLVPGPGSEPGEARPYQPGDDVRRMDWAVTARTTEPHIRETVADRELETWVAADLSASLDFGTALSEKRDLVVCAVAAIAHLTGGGGNRLGAVMSNGAVTERVPARGGRAHARNLLRKIAETPRAPEGTRGDLAAMIEQLRRPPRRRGLVVVVSDFLGGTAWQRPLRALSARHELIAIEVIDPRDIDLPEVGTIVLADPETGKQREVRASALLRREFAAAAQAHRDQVARALRQAGAAHLVLRTDADWIADTVRFVVARKRRWSGGAA from the coding sequence GTGGGCAGGTCGGGAAACACCGGCGAGAACAGCGCCCGGCCCGCGTGGGCGCCGCCCGTGCTGCGTGGTGAGCGTCTCGACGCCGGCCTGCGCATGCTCGAACTCGAGGTGCGCCGCCGGCTGGACGGTCTCCTGCAGGGCAACCACCTCGGCCTGGTGCCGGGACCCGGCTCGGAGCCGGGGGAGGCGCGGCCCTACCAGCCGGGCGACGACGTGCGCCGCATGGACTGGGCCGTCACCGCCCGCACGACGGAACCGCACATCCGCGAGACGGTCGCCGACCGCGAGCTGGAGACCTGGGTGGCCGCCGACCTGTCGGCGAGCCTGGACTTCGGCACCGCGTTGTCGGAGAAGCGCGACCTCGTGGTGTGCGCGGTCGCCGCGATCGCGCACCTGACCGGCGGGGGCGGCAACCGGCTCGGCGCGGTGATGTCCAACGGTGCGGTGACCGAACGCGTCCCGGCCCGCGGTGGCCGCGCGCACGCCCGGAACCTGCTGCGCAAGATCGCCGAAACGCCCCGCGCGCCCGAGGGCACCCGTGGCGACCTGGCCGCGATGATCGAGCAGCTGCGCCGCCCGCCCCGCCGCCGCGGACTGGTCGTGGTGGTGTCGGACTTCCTCGGCGGCACCGCGTGGCAGCGGCCGCTGCGGGCGTTGTCCGCGCGGCACGAGCTCATCGCCATCGAGGTCATCGACCCGCGCGACATCGATTTGCCGGAGGTCGGCACCATCGTGCTGGCCGATCCGGAGACCGGCAAACAGCGCGAGGTGCGGGCCTCGGCGTTGCTGCGGCGCGAGTTCGCGGCCGCCGCGCAGGCGCACCGCGACCAGGTGGCGCGGGCGCTGCGCCAGGCCGGTGCCGCGCACCTGGTGCTGCGCACCGACGCCGACTGGATCGCCGACACCGTGCGGTTCGTGGTCGCCCGCAAGCGGCGGTGGTCCGGGGGTGCCGCGTGA
- a CDS encoding acyl-CoA thioesterase, with protein sequence MTQSSPPVVAMPLRVRYHECDPQGIVFNAHYLAYFDMASFEFFKAVFGSYDTLRERGVDCVVAESNLRFRAPSRYDDELTVEVAIDHLGTTSLILAFTIRRGEDIVAEGTNRYVFVDATALAKAAPPDDVRAKLLAHT encoded by the coding sequence GTGACGCAGTCCAGCCCGCCGGTGGTGGCGATGCCGCTGCGCGTCCGCTACCACGAGTGCGATCCGCAGGGCATCGTCTTCAACGCCCACTACCTGGCCTACTTCGACATGGCCTCGTTCGAGTTCTTCAAGGCCGTCTTCGGCTCCTACGACACCCTCCGCGAACGCGGCGTGGACTGCGTGGTGGCGGAGTCGAACCTGCGGTTCCGCGCGCCCAGCCGCTACGACGACGAACTGACCGTCGAGGTCGCGATCGACCACCTCGGGACGACCTCGCTGATCCTGGCGTTCACGATCCGCCGCGGCGAGGACATCGTCGCCGAGGGCACCAACCGCTACGTGTTCGTCGACGCGACCGCGCTGGCCAAGGCCGCGCCACCGGACGACGTGCGCGCCAAGCTGCTGGCGCACACGTGA
- a CDS encoding sensor histidine kinase, whose product MRTRVLAVLLAFVVLATAGFALPLLSVTATERTQQLLIARTADLDRFAALADQAMAADDPSALLAEVTRYTELYGEGIVVVTVRRTPVAETGGLRAADPEVAALVDAALRNQPSRPAATVRPWSRDPVLLARPAGTGTKVSGAVVLRASVTAAADDVRRSWFAVLAGAAVVTLAGAGLALGATRWVLGPMRRLDRAVGDLTAGLRPRHADLAGPPELRQLTAGFNRMSDTVTEALEAQRRLVADTSHQMRNPMTALRLRVDALGPALPPSASRTYEGAVGELDRLEALLDDLLTLATAEHRAGELSVTGEHARCDAGAVAAAQVHLWQPVAEQVGGVVRYEGEPVTVAAAEAEIAQVLDVLLDNALKYAPGAEVTVACRREGGPWAVLSVRDTGPGLAPEELAQAQSRFWRAERHRALPGTGLGLAIAERLTAGRRGRIELRAAVPHGLDVRVLLPRAEEVS is encoded by the coding sequence GTGCGCACCCGGGTCCTTGCCGTGCTGCTGGCCTTCGTCGTGCTCGCGACCGCCGGGTTCGCGTTGCCGCTGTTGAGCGTGACCGCCACCGAACGGACGCAGCAGCTGCTCATCGCGCGCACCGCGGACCTGGACCGGTTCGCGGCGCTGGCCGACCAGGCGATGGCCGCGGACGACCCGTCGGCGCTGCTGGCGGAGGTGACGCGCTACACCGAGCTGTACGGCGAAGGGATCGTCGTGGTCACCGTGCGCCGGACGCCGGTGGCCGAAACCGGCGGGCTGCGCGCGGCCGATCCGGAGGTCGCCGCGCTGGTCGACGCCGCGCTGCGCAACCAGCCGAGCAGGCCGGCCGCGACGGTGCGGCCGTGGTCGCGTGATCCGGTGCTGCTGGCGCGCCCGGCGGGGACCGGCACGAAGGTTTCCGGCGCCGTGGTGCTGCGCGCCTCGGTGACGGCGGCCGCGGACGACGTGCGGCGCAGCTGGTTCGCGGTGCTGGCCGGGGCGGCGGTGGTGACGCTGGCCGGCGCGGGCCTCGCACTGGGGGCGACGCGGTGGGTGCTCGGCCCCATGCGGCGCCTGGACCGGGCGGTCGGCGACCTCACCGCCGGGTTGCGGCCGCGGCACGCCGACCTGGCGGGACCGCCCGAGCTGCGGCAGCTCACGGCGGGGTTCAACCGGATGTCCGACACGGTCACGGAGGCGCTGGAGGCGCAGCGGCGCCTGGTCGCGGACACCTCGCACCAGATGCGCAATCCGATGACCGCGCTGCGCCTGCGGGTGGACGCGCTGGGCCCGGCACTGCCCCCGTCCGCGTCGCGGACCTACGAGGGTGCGGTCGGCGAACTGGACCGGCTGGAGGCGCTGCTGGACGATCTGCTGACCCTCGCCACGGCCGAGCACCGGGCGGGTGAACTGTCGGTCACCGGCGAGCACGCCCGCTGCGACGCGGGGGCGGTCGCGGCCGCGCAGGTGCACCTGTGGCAGCCGGTGGCGGAGCAGGTTGGAGGTGTCGTGCGCTACGAGGGCGAACCGGTAACGGTGGCCGCGGCGGAGGCGGAGATCGCGCAGGTGCTGGACGTGCTGCTGGACAACGCGCTCAAGTACGCGCCGGGCGCGGAGGTGACGGTGGCCTGCCGGAGGGAAGGCGGCCCCTGGGCGGTGCTGTCCGTGCGCGATACGGGTCCGGGCCTGGCGCCCGAAGAGCTGGCGCAGGCGCAGTCCCGGTTCTGGCGCGCCGAGCGGCACCGAGCCCTGCCCGGCACCGGACTCGGTCTGGCGATCGCCGAACGCCTCACCGCGGGCCGTCGCGGACGGATCGAGCTGCGCGCCGCCGTCCCGCACGGTCTCGACGTGCGAGTGCTGCTGCCGCGAGCGGAGGAGGTTTCGTGA
- a CDS encoding class I SAM-dependent DNA methyltransferase, producing the protein MSEAPFERVTRESYDVLAADYAAWIRDELAVKPLDRAVLAAFAELVDGPVADVGCGPGRITAHLAGLGVDVSGIDLSPAMVETARCAHPGLRFEVGSMTALGLPEGGLGGLIAWYSIIHVPDDTLPAVLAGFRRVLAPGGYLQLAFQVGDDPVHRGEAGGHEVNLHVHPRRVDRVADLLGDAGLEVRARLERAPDREGPFPEAEPQAFVLARRPAQAR; encoded by the coding sequence GTGAGCGAAGCGCCGTTCGAACGCGTCACCCGCGAGTCCTATGACGTCCTCGCCGCGGACTACGCCGCCTGGATCCGGGACGAGCTGGCGGTCAAACCCCTGGACCGCGCGGTGCTCGCCGCGTTCGCCGAACTCGTGGACGGACCGGTGGCCGACGTCGGCTGCGGACCCGGCCGGATCACCGCGCACCTGGCCGGTCTCGGGGTGGACGTGTCCGGCATCGACCTGTCCCCCGCGATGGTGGAGACCGCCCGGTGCGCCCATCCCGGTCTCCGGTTCGAGGTGGGCTCGATGACCGCGCTCGGCCTGCCCGAGGGCGGCCTCGGCGGGCTGATCGCCTGGTATTCGATCATCCACGTCCCGGACGACACCCTGCCCGCGGTGCTCGCCGGGTTCCGCCGGGTGCTCGCCCCGGGCGGGTACCTGCAGCTGGCGTTCCAGGTCGGCGACGACCCGGTCCACCGCGGCGAGGCGGGCGGGCACGAGGTGAACCTCCACGTCCACCCACGGCGCGTGGACCGGGTCGCCGATCTGCTCGGCGACGCCGGGCTGGAGGTGCGCGCCCGGCTCGAACGCGCACCCGACCGCGAAGGACCGTTCCCGGAAGCGGAACCTCAGGCCTTCGTCCTGGCCCGGCGGCCCGCTCAGGCCCGCTGA
- a CDS encoding tRNA (cytidine(34)-2'-O)-methyltransferase: MFRILFYQPEIPPNTGNAIRLAANTGCQLHLVEPLGFAFEDKHLRRAGLDYHDLADVHVHPDLTAAWKALLPARVFAFSANATRWYTGVTYRPGDVLLFGPESAGLPAEVRDAPEITDRLRVPMRPGVRSLNLANTAAVAVFEAWRQQGFADGV; this comes from the coding sequence ATGTTCCGGATTCTCTTCTACCAACCGGAAATACCGCCCAACACGGGCAACGCGATCCGGCTCGCGGCCAACACCGGCTGCCAGCTGCACCTCGTCGAACCGCTGGGATTCGCCTTCGAGGACAAGCACCTGCGCCGGGCCGGACTGGACTACCACGACCTCGCCGACGTGCACGTCCACCCCGATCTGACCGCGGCGTGGAAGGCACTCCTGCCGGCCAGGGTCTTCGCGTTCAGCGCCAACGCCACCCGGTGGTACACCGGCGTGACGTACCGGCCGGGCGACGTGCTGCTGTTCGGCCCCGAATCGGCGGGCCTGCCCGCCGAAGTGCGGGACGCCCCGGAGATCACCGACCGCCTCCGGGTACCGATGCGTCCCGGCGTGCGCTCCCTCAACCTGGCCAACACCGCGGCCGTCGCCGTGTTCGAGGCCTGGCGCCAGCAGGGCTTCGCCGACGGCGTCTAG
- a CDS encoding VWA domain-containing protein produces the protein MSLSGFAAPWWFLLLLVVAAVAAGYVLAQRARRRRTMRFSNLELLDRIAPRSQGWPRHVPAALIIVSLLLLTVGLAGPTAEQKVPRNRATVMLVVDVSLSMEATDVKPSRIKAAQEAANQFAEGLTPGINLGLVSFAGTATVLVAPTTQRQSVVTAIDNLKLAQSTATGEGIYAALQSIQGFSAVVGGADGPPPARIVLMSDGKQTVPDDLYAPRGAFTAAQEARNQQVPISTISFGTSHGTVEIDGREVPVDVDDGSLQEVARLSDGQFYQAGSAEQLKEVYADLGEQIGYEMKEADASRPWVLLGTLALVAAAGTSLFVGQRLP, from the coding sequence GTGAGCCTGTCCGGATTCGCCGCGCCGTGGTGGTTCCTGCTGTTGCTCGTGGTCGCCGCGGTCGCGGCCGGTTACGTGCTGGCGCAGCGGGCCCGGCGGCGCCGCACCATGCGGTTTTCCAACCTGGAGCTGCTCGACCGCATCGCGCCCCGGTCGCAGGGCTGGCCCCGGCACGTGCCGGCGGCGCTGATCATCGTGTCGCTGCTGCTGCTGACCGTCGGCCTGGCCGGGCCCACCGCCGAGCAGAAGGTGCCGCGCAACCGCGCCACCGTGATGCTGGTGGTGGACGTGTCGCTGTCGATGGAGGCGACCGACGTCAAACCGTCGCGCATCAAGGCGGCGCAGGAGGCGGCCAACCAGTTCGCGGAGGGCCTCACGCCCGGCATCAACCTGGGGCTGGTGTCCTTCGCGGGCACCGCGACCGTGCTGGTGGCGCCGACGACGCAGCGGCAGAGCGTGGTCACCGCGATCGACAACCTGAAACTGGCCCAGTCGACCGCGACCGGTGAAGGCATCTACGCGGCGCTGCAGTCGATCCAGGGGTTCTCCGCGGTGGTCGGCGGCGCGGACGGCCCGCCGCCCGCGCGGATCGTGCTGATGAGCGACGGCAAGCAGACGGTGCCGGACGACCTGTACGCGCCGCGCGGGGCGTTCACCGCCGCGCAGGAGGCGCGCAACCAGCAGGTGCCGATCTCCACGATCTCCTTCGGCACCAGCCACGGCACCGTCGAGATCGACGGCCGCGAGGTCCCGGTCGACGTCGACGACGGTTCGCTCCAGGAGGTCGCGCGCCTGTCCGACGGGCAGTTCTACCAGGCGGGCTCGGCCGAACAACTCAAGGAGGTCTACGCCGACCTCGGCGAGCAGATCGGCTACGAGATGAAGGAAGCCGACGCCAGCCGCCCCTGGGTGCTGCTCGGCACCCTCGCCCTCGTGGCGGCCGCGGGCACGTCGCTGTTCGTGGGGCAGCGCCTGCCCTGA
- a CDS encoding alkaline phosphatase D family protein, which translates to MVARPNDLSRRRFLGFGGAGAAAVLLGTGAWTASGAYASPVKGANPFTLGVASGDPVADGVVLWTRLAPDPFAEDGAGGMPATPVRVEYEVAHDERFRAVVRRGSAIATPELGHSVHPEVSGLAPDHEYFYRFRVGGAVSMTGRTRTAPLWWSSPRELNFAFASCQAWQDGYFTAYEHIAAEDLDFVVHLGDYIYESGVGTNKRGVTVDDRFTTETFDLARYRLQYALYKSEAPLQAAHARFAWIHTIDDHEVENNWAGDLSQADTEPDQDPAVFRQRRAQAFQANYENLPYRHSQMPSGPNVRLHRRLSYGQLAEITMLDTRQYRDDQPCGDGASATCTERLDPERTLLGPSQRDWLIDGFSRSRARWQVLGNQAPMGQTDRDPGDPVDVFLDPWDGYVAERNKVLAAAQDRDVRNLVVVTGDRHQNYAWDLKRDYADAGSPTVGSEFVGTSITSGADGADMNTEGENFLAANPHLKFFNAQRGYVRVNVNRQRWRSDFRVVPYVTTPGAPVSTRASFVVEDGKPGVQRA; encoded by the coding sequence ATGGTCGCGCGCCCGAATGACCTCTCCCGGCGCAGGTTTCTCGGATTCGGCGGAGCGGGCGCCGCGGCGGTGCTGCTCGGCACGGGCGCCTGGACCGCGTCCGGCGCCTACGCGAGCCCCGTGAAGGGCGCGAACCCGTTCACCCTGGGCGTCGCCTCCGGTGACCCGGTCGCGGACGGCGTGGTGCTGTGGACGAGGCTGGCGCCGGACCCCTTCGCCGAGGACGGCGCGGGTGGCATGCCCGCCACCCCGGTGCGCGTCGAGTACGAGGTCGCCCACGACGAGCGATTCCGCGCCGTGGTCCGCCGGGGCAGCGCGATCGCCACGCCCGAGCTGGGACATTCGGTGCACCCGGAGGTCTCCGGCCTGGCACCCGACCACGAGTACTTCTACCGGTTCCGCGTCGGCGGTGCGGTCTCCATGACCGGCCGCACCCGCACCGCCCCGCTGTGGTGGTCTTCGCCGCGTGAGCTGAACTTCGCTTTCGCCTCCTGTCAGGCCTGGCAGGACGGCTACTTCACCGCCTACGAGCACATCGCCGCCGAGGACCTGGACTTCGTGGTGCACCTGGGCGACTACATCTACGAGTCCGGGGTGGGCACCAACAAGCGCGGCGTCACGGTCGACGACAGGTTCACGACCGAGACGTTCGACCTGGCCCGCTACCGCCTGCAGTACGCGCTGTACAAGTCCGAGGCGCCGCTGCAGGCCGCGCACGCCCGGTTCGCCTGGATCCACACCATCGACGACCACGAGGTCGAGAACAACTGGGCCGGCGACCTCTCGCAGGCCGACACCGAACCCGACCAGGACCCGGCGGTGTTCCGGCAGCGCCGCGCGCAGGCGTTCCAGGCCAACTACGAGAACCTGCCCTACCGGCATTCGCAGATGCCCTCGGGACCGAACGTGCGGCTGCACCGGCGCCTGTCCTACGGGCAGCTGGCCGAGATCACCATGCTGGACACCCGCCAGTACCGCGACGACCAGCCCTGCGGCGACGGCGCGTCGGCCACCTGCACCGAACGGCTCGACCCGGAGCGCACCCTGCTGGGCCCGTCGCAGCGGGACTGGCTCATCGACGGCTTCTCGCGCTCGCGGGCACGCTGGCAGGTGCTGGGCAACCAGGCGCCGATGGGGCAGACCGACCGCGACCCCGGCGACCCGGTGGACGTGTTCCTGGACCCCTGGGACGGCTACGTCGCCGAGCGCAACAAGGTGCTGGCCGCGGCGCAGGACCGCGACGTGCGCAACCTCGTGGTCGTCACCGGTGACCGGCACCAGAACTACGCGTGGGACCTCAAGCGCGACTATGCCGACGCGGGCTCGCCGACGGTCGGCAGCGAGTTCGTCGGCACGTCGATCACCAGTGGTGCCGACGGCGCGGACATGAACACCGAGGGCGAGAACTTCCTGGCGGCCAACCCGCACCTGAAGTTCTTCAACGCCCAGCGCGGGTACGTGCGCGTCAACGTCAACCGGCAGCGCTGGCGCAGCGACTTCCGCGTCGTGCCGTACGTGACGACGCCGGGCGCACCGGTCAGCACCCGGGCCAGTTTCGTCGTCGAGGACGGCAAACCGGGCGTTCAGCGGGCCTGA
- a CDS encoding TAXI family TRAP transporter solute-binding subunit: protein MTTRRTALRAALALVVTGAALSAGAPPRDAGPVGRVRIATGEESGFYHAFGRLLAAGIAMSAPGLDTVAVPTEASVANLRMLAEGTAELALTHLDIAVAARHGSAPFDRPVELCALGRVYENYLQLAVRADSPATSVADLAGRTLSLSAPGSGAAVAGERILAAAGITTTNRHLPMLDAGEALETGEIDAMLVAGGVPLPVLSTLDNEVGIRLLPLAPYLPAFRGDGYETVRVPAGAYRSPEVDTIGVASLLVCRPGLPADIAAAVTRVLVQRAAHLVPTQTVATQFLDVRSLIGTGSVPLHPGAVETYRALHG from the coding sequence GTGACCACCCGCCGCACGGCGCTGCGCGCCGCGCTCGCCCTGGTGGTCACCGGCGCCGCCCTCAGCGCCGGTGCGCCGCCGCGCGATGCCGGGCCCGTGGGGCGCGTGCGGATCGCCACCGGCGAGGAGTCCGGGTTCTACCACGCGTTCGGGCGGTTGCTGGCCGCCGGGATCGCCATGTCCGCGCCGGGTCTCGACACTGTCGCGGTGCCCACCGAGGCCAGCGTCGCCAACCTCCGGATGCTCGCCGAGGGCACCGCGGAACTCGCCCTCACCCACCTCGACATCGCGGTCGCGGCGCGGCACGGCTCGGCGCCGTTCGACCGTCCCGTCGAGCTGTGCGCGCTCGGCCGGGTCTACGAGAACTACCTGCAGCTCGCGGTCCGCGCGGACTCCCCCGCCACGTCGGTCGCGGATCTGGCCGGGCGCACCCTCTCCCTCAGCGCGCCCGGTTCGGGAGCGGCCGTCGCGGGCGAGCGGATCCTCGCCGCGGCCGGGATCACCACCACGAACCGGCACCTGCCGATGCTCGACGCCGGCGAGGCCCTGGAGACCGGCGAGATCGACGCGATGCTCGTCGCCGGTGGCGTGCCGCTGCCGGTGCTGTCCACTCTGGACAACGAGGTCGGCATCCGGCTGCTGCCGCTGGCACCCTACCTGCCCGCCTTCCGCGGCGACGGCTACGAAACCGTCCGGGTGCCCGCCGGCGCCTACCGCTCCCCCGAGGTCGACACCATCGGCGTCGCCAGCCTGCTCGTCTGCCGCCCCGGTCTGCCCGCCGACATCGCCGCCGCGGTCACCCGCGTGCTCGTCCAGCGGGCCGCGCACCTCGTGCCCACGCAGACCGTGGCGACGCAGTTCCTCGATGTCCGGTCGCTGATCGGAACCGGTAGCGTTCCCCTGCACCCCGGAGCCGTGGAGACCTATCGCGCGCTGCACGGCTGA
- a CDS encoding response regulator transcription factor, with protein MAVRVLLVEDDDGVADALVDSLGAHGHEPTRVKRGEDALLAHREADLALLDLGLPDLDGLEVLRKLRAVSTLPVIVLTARGDERSVVRGLRLGADDYLVKPVRLSELLARIEAVTRRAAAARPGPRMVVVGDIEVDLDARRVEVGGARVELTAKEFAVLAALARRAGTAVSRQQLMDEVWGDAYVAVSRSLDVHLTQLRAKLRRPELLTTIRGFGYRLGA; from the coding sequence ATGGCCGTGCGTGTCTTGCTGGTGGAGGACGACGACGGTGTCGCCGACGCCCTCGTCGACTCCCTGGGCGCGCACGGCCACGAGCCGACCCGCGTCAAGCGCGGCGAGGACGCCCTGCTGGCGCACCGTGAGGCCGATCTGGCGCTGCTCGACCTCGGCCTGCCGGACCTGGACGGGCTCGAAGTGCTGCGCAAGCTGCGCGCGGTGAGCACGCTGCCGGTGATCGTGCTGACCGCGCGCGGCGACGAGCGTTCGGTGGTGCGCGGGCTGCGCCTCGGGGCGGACGACTACCTCGTCAAACCGGTGCGGTTGAGCGAGCTGCTCGCCCGCATCGAGGCCGTCACCCGGCGCGCGGCCGCCGCCCGGCCGGGCCCGCGGATGGTCGTGGTGGGCGACATCGAGGTGGACCTGGACGCCCGGCGGGTCGAAGTGGGCGGCGCGCGGGTCGAGCTGACCGCGAAGGAGTTCGCGGTGCTGGCGGCGCTGGCCCGCCGGGCGGGCACGGCGGTGAGCAGGCAGCAGCTGATGGACGAGGTGTGGGGCGACGCGTACGTGGCGGTGTCGCGGTCGCTGGACGTGCACCTGACGCAGCTGCGGGCGAAGCTGCGGCGGCCGGAGCTGCTGACCACGATCCGCGGGTTCGGTTACCGGCTGGGCGCGTAG